In the genome of Natronorubrum sediminis, one region contains:
- a CDS encoding M48 family metalloprotease, protein MALSTDRELHIRMLLALGLVVCLPFAFVYTFLFLVNTVGIPLLEWANERPYHGEFYIDPLVLSVVVLGGLAVQYRYGPQTVVDSLGARPVDASAYPELHATVTRLSSQVDVAKPAISVIESDVPNAFAVAGGGETGRVVVTSSLLESLSDEELEAVLAHELAHLKNRDANLMTVAWLLPTITYYLAIVAFYVLYGFYRLLGAGAGGRSSGSGDGRGIVAVIVVITVTAVATLLVSAMFWIASVLFYRILSRQREYAADEAAAAITGSPAALASALETIDETMTAVPDEDLRKLDGGTEALYLAPLEDRAFDSNDLLSTDIFPDTHPPTAVRIERLRELEGERS, encoded by the coding sequence ATGGCTCTCTCCACCGACCGCGAACTCCATATTCGGATGCTCCTCGCACTCGGCTTAGTCGTCTGTCTGCCGTTCGCATTCGTCTACACGTTTCTCTTCCTCGTGAACACCGTCGGTATACCGCTACTCGAATGGGCCAACGAACGACCGTACCACGGCGAGTTCTACATCGATCCGCTCGTCCTGTCGGTCGTCGTCCTCGGCGGCCTCGCCGTCCAGTATCGGTATGGGCCCCAAACTGTCGTCGACTCGCTCGGTGCCCGTCCCGTCGACGCGAGCGCGTATCCGGAGCTTCACGCGACGGTCACTCGACTCTCCTCGCAAGTTGACGTAGCGAAACCAGCCATCAGCGTCATCGAGAGCGACGTCCCCAACGCCTTCGCCGTCGCCGGTGGCGGCGAAACGGGCCGCGTCGTCGTGACGAGTTCCCTCCTCGAGTCGCTCTCAGATGAGGAACTCGAAGCCGTGTTAGCCCACGAACTCGCCCACCTCAAGAACCGAGACGCGAACCTGATGACCGTCGCGTGGTTATTGCCGACGATCACCTACTACCTCGCGATCGTCGCGTTCTACGTTCTCTATGGCTTCTACCGGCTACTCGGAGCCGGCGCGGGTGGACGCTCAAGCGGAAGCGGCGACGGGCGGGGTATCGTAGCCGTGATCGTCGTCATCACCGTCACAGCCGTCGCGACGTTGTTGGTCTCGGCGATGTTCTGGATCGCGAGCGTGCTGTTCTATCGAATCCTCTCGCGCCAACGCGAGTACGCCGCGGACGAGGCCGCTGCCGCGATCACCGGCTCGCCGGCAGCCCTCGCGAGCGCCCTCGAGACCATCGACGAGACGATGACGGCCGTCCCGGACGAGGATCTTCGAAAGCTCGACGGCGGCACCGAAGCGCTGTATCTCGCCCCACTCGAGGACCGGGCGTTCGACTCGAACGACCTGCTCAGCACGGACATCTTCCCGGATACGCACCCGCCTACGGCGGTTCGAATCGAGCGACTGCGCGAACTCGAGGGTGAGCGGTCGTGA
- a CDS encoding long-chain-fatty-acid--CoA ligase produces the protein MKTPLIVTDFLEQARAYYGDETAIVGTAGERFTYEEFGERVDRFSAALAERGIEKGDRVGVLDPNTHYHLEAAYGAMQLGAIFTPLNYRLTPDDYEYILSDAGVDVVYADYEYAEKIEPIREDVPTETFVTNETDAVDGQWEDFDTVLEEAGTEFDAPELAEDEIITINYTSGTTGDPKGVCRTHRTETVHAYLMSMYHEITDDDVYLWTLPMFHVNGWGHIYAVTGMGATHVCTRGVNADEVVEAITTEDVSFLCAAPAVLNQLIDYYETKDEPEMMGEHRVRVTTAGSAPPEATIRAVEEEFGWYLKHLYGATETGPLITISDAKRLLTDENRYELKKRQGMGVLGTDVRVVDEDGNDVPRDDATLGEIVVRGNQIMDRYWNKPDETEEAFSGRLEGYFHTGDLASVDENGMIAIRDRKKDIIISGGENISSIELEDTLFDHDAVGDAAVIPAPSEEWGETPKAFVVPSSGSADQPPVSPEELTEFTREHLASYKVVRQIEYVEELPKTATGKTQKYELREREWEDEDRLVGEG, from the coding sequence ATGAAAACGCCACTCATCGTCACCGATTTTCTCGAGCAGGCACGGGCGTACTATGGAGACGAAACGGCGATCGTCGGGACTGCGGGGGAACGATTCACGTACGAGGAGTTTGGCGAGCGAGTCGATCGATTTTCGGCGGCGTTAGCAGAACGCGGAATCGAGAAGGGTGATCGAGTTGGAGTGCTCGATCCGAACACGCACTATCATCTCGAGGCGGCCTACGGTGCGATGCAACTGGGTGCGATCTTTACGCCGCTGAACTATCGGCTGACTCCGGACGATTACGAGTACATTCTCTCGGATGCGGGCGTCGACGTGGTCTACGCGGATTACGAGTACGCCGAAAAGATCGAGCCGATCCGCGAGGACGTGCCGACGGAGACGTTCGTGACGAACGAGACGGACGCGGTGGACGGTCAGTGGGAGGACTTCGACACTGTACTCGAGGAGGCGGGGACCGAGTTCGACGCACCCGAGTTAGCCGAAGACGAGATCATTACGATCAACTACACCTCGGGGACGACGGGCGACCCGAAGGGCGTCTGTCGAACGCACAGAACGGAAACCGTTCACGCGTACCTGATGTCGATGTATCACGAGATCACCGACGACGACGTCTACCTCTGGACGCTACCGATGTTCCACGTCAACGGGTGGGGCCACATCTACGCGGTGACCGGAATGGGTGCGACGCACGTCTGTACCCGCGGCGTCAACGCCGACGAGGTCGTCGAGGCGATTACAACCGAAGACGTGTCGTTCCTCTGTGCTGCACCGGCAGTGCTCAATCAGTTGATCGACTACTACGAGACAAAAGACGAACCCGAGATGATGGGCGAACACCGGGTGCGAGTGACGACCGCAGGCAGCGCGCCGCCGGAAGCGACCATTCGCGCCGTCGAAGAGGAGTTCGGCTGGTACCTGAAACACCTCTATGGAGCAACCGAAACCGGGCCGCTGATCACCATTTCCGATGCGAAACGGCTTCTGACCGACGAGAATCGCTACGAACTCAAGAAACGCCAGGGAATGGGCGTCCTCGGTACCGACGTCCGCGTCGTCGACGAAGACGGAAACGACGTCCCAAGAGACGACGCGACGCTCGGTGAAATCGTCGTCCGCGGCAATCAGATCATGGACCGCTACTGGAACAAGCCTGACGAGACGGAGGAAGCGTTCAGCGGCCGTCTCGAGGGATACTTCCACACCGGCGACCTCGCGTCGGTCGACGAAAACGGGATGATCGCCATCCGCGACCGGAAGAAGGACATCATCATCTCCGGCGGCGAGAACATCTCGAGTATCGAACTCGAGGACACGCTGTTCGATCACGACGCCGTTGGGGACGCTGCAGTCATCCCGGCTCCGAGCGAGGAGTGGGGAGAGACGCCGAAAGCGTTCGTCGTGCCCTCGAGTGGTTCGGCGGATCAACCGCCGGTTTCACCGGAGGAGTTGACCGAATTTACCCGCGAGCACCTCGCGAGCTACAAAGTGGTTCGGCAGATCGAATACGTCGAAGAGCTACCGAAGACTGCGACCGGAAAGACACAGAAGTACGAACTTCGCGAGCGCGAGTGGGAGGACGAGGATCGACTGGTCGGTGAAGGATAA
- a CDS encoding outer membrane protein assembly factor BamB family protein has product MSRDSLNRRALLGTLATGVAASLAGCGYQPAAGEYKWSESVSVGPSVPFSDGESTWLAGTDRLYSVANVSGRTPQPGEDGWRELDEAYVSAFDSSGEELWTTDAAEQYVGDPVFADGTIYLALEGGSVTAVGPGSDDEGEVHWTTEVDTDDGRDERDEESDDERGEAGDDVDGEGSDDDDSGDDEDGTDDSEEELELAAGSPLVVALGDGELWGFEAATGEELFEAEVPASQNATAIAAAGEYAWVAFLEDDEHHLAVFDTGGERETRSLPEGPEWLVAGDDLALLGFEDESAVWGVVPDGNRQFELEFELDPGPRSPIIVDHTAYLESGGDLLAIDLEAGERLWDLDSPLSGGLVADADSIYGWASGSGCGLASVDSSGEFQWDATLPDEITCRDDLFVLEDTLVVAGSNGDLTGFRTESGRRYSVVS; this is encoded by the coding sequence GTGAGCCGTGACTCGCTCAACCGTCGTGCGCTCCTTGGAACGCTCGCGACCGGAGTCGCCGCCAGCCTCGCGGGCTGTGGCTATCAGCCGGCTGCGGGCGAGTACAAGTGGAGCGAGAGCGTGTCTGTCGGCCCGAGCGTCCCGTTTTCGGACGGTGAAAGTACCTGGCTCGCCGGAACCGATCGTCTCTACAGCGTCGCCAACGTCTCGGGACGGACACCCCAACCCGGCGAAGACGGGTGGCGAGAACTGGACGAAGCATACGTCAGCGCCTTCGATAGCTCGGGTGAAGAGCTGTGGACGACAGACGCCGCTGAGCAGTACGTCGGCGACCCAGTCTTCGCCGACGGAACGATCTACCTCGCACTCGAGGGCGGTAGCGTCACTGCGGTCGGTCCGGGATCGGACGACGAGGGAGAAGTCCATTGGACGACCGAAGTTGACACGGACGACGGTAGAGATGAACGCGACGAGGAGTCCGACGACGAACGCGGCGAAGCTGGTGACGACGTAGACGGCGAAGGCAGTGACGACGATGATAGCGGAGACGACGAAGACGGAACTGACGACAGCGAAGAGGAACTCGAACTCGCCGCCGGCTCGCCACTCGTCGTCGCCCTCGGTGACGGTGAACTGTGGGGATTCGAGGCGGCAACTGGCGAAGAGCTGTTCGAAGCCGAAGTTCCGGCCTCGCAGAACGCGACCGCTATCGCCGCCGCTGGCGAGTACGCCTGGGTCGCCTTCCTCGAGGACGACGAGCACCACCTCGCAGTCTTCGACACCGGTGGGGAGCGAGAAACGCGCTCGCTTCCCGAGGGCCCCGAGTGGCTCGTGGCCGGGGACGACCTCGCTCTCCTCGGATTCGAGGACGAATCCGCCGTCTGGGGGGTCGTTCCCGACGGAAATCGGCAGTTCGAACTCGAGTTCGAACTCGATCCCGGGCCACGCTCACCCATCATCGTCGACCACACGGCCTATCTCGAGTCCGGCGGCGACCTGCTCGCCATCGACCTCGAGGCGGGCGAACGCCTGTGGGACCTCGACTCGCCGCTCAGCGGCGGCCTCGTCGCCGACGCCGACAGCATTTACGGCTGGGCAAGTGGGTCCGGTTGCGGCCTCGCCAGCGTCGACTCGAGCGGCGAGTTCCAGTGGGACGCGACCCTCCCCGACGAGATAACCTGTCGTGACGACCTCTTCGTCCTCGAGGATACCCTCGTCGTCGCCGGGTCGAACGGAGACCTGACCGGATTCCGAACCGAATCCGGCCGTCGCTATTCGGTCGTTTCCTGA
- a CDS encoding DUF5305 domain-containing protein, translating to MIDNARLDLLFAEYGRAIAIALVVIGTLALVASGWAVANPSTTTEAQYADEHVSTELHTSAEVVQDGTLWNEGEYLENNDVYMLNDSPMLTLEPETTVQSEREDVSVDDAEITHELEARYEATRDGDVFWNESHTVLEETPTVEDGVATSSETIDVESYRDRQDELEQELGGVGDVDLEFVLSVAYDTGGTEGTDEATTPFEVTSTAYWLGDSASMSETATQQTGTEETTESRSLALIAGLSLLGTISLAGAVGIVRRTPVDETVARRKIHERRYAEWISKGSIPMWIGNYHVSLDTLEDVVDVAIDTNERVVHDTQRGLFAVVNDGVVYYYSERGQWEETAWPEMNLSEHGDSSGDGDEPAITPEEMDLEGIDDFSDLDEEGFEDDEDVWKQL from the coding sequence GTGATCGATAACGCACGACTCGACTTGCTGTTCGCCGAGTATGGGAGAGCGATCGCGATTGCACTGGTCGTGATCGGTACGCTCGCACTCGTGGCGTCGGGATGGGCCGTTGCGAACCCATCGACGACGACGGAAGCACAGTACGCGGACGAACACGTCTCGACGGAGTTGCACACGAGCGCCGAGGTCGTTCAAGACGGAACGCTCTGGAACGAGGGAGAGTATCTCGAGAACAACGACGTCTACATGCTCAACGACTCGCCGATGTTGACCCTCGAGCCCGAGACGACGGTTCAGAGCGAACGCGAAGACGTCTCGGTCGACGATGCGGAGATCACACACGAACTCGAGGCGCGCTACGAAGCGACGCGAGACGGCGACGTGTTCTGGAACGAGAGCCATACAGTGCTCGAGGAAACGCCGACCGTCGAAGACGGCGTCGCGACATCCTCGGAGACGATCGACGTCGAATCGTACCGAGACCGACAGGACGAACTCGAGCAGGAACTCGGCGGCGTCGGCGACGTGGACCTCGAGTTCGTGTTGTCGGTGGCCTACGATACTGGTGGCACGGAAGGAACTGACGAGGCGACGACGCCGTTCGAGGTGACCTCGACGGCCTACTGGCTCGGGGATTCGGCGTCGATGTCGGAGACGGCGACCCAGCAGACGGGGACCGAGGAGACGACTGAATCGCGCTCGCTCGCGTTGATCGCCGGACTGTCACTGCTCGGGACGATCTCACTCGCCGGGGCGGTGGGAATCGTCCGGCGCACGCCGGTCGACGAAACGGTTGCCCGGCGCAAAATCCACGAACGCCGCTACGCCGAGTGGATCTCGAAGGGGTCGATCCCGATGTGGATCGGGAACTATCACGTCTCGCTCGATACGCTCGAGGACGTCGTCGACGTCGCGATCGATACGAACGAGCGCGTCGTCCACGACACACAACGTGGGCTCTTCGCCGTGGTCAACGACGGCGTCGTCTACTACTACAGCGAGCGTGGACAGTGGGAGGAAACGGCCTGGCCGGAGATGAACCTCTCGGAGCACGGCGACTCGAGTGGCGACGGTGATGAACCGGCGATTACACCCGAAGAGATGGATCTCGAGGGAATCGACGACTTCTCAGATCTGGACGAGGAAGGGTTCGAAGACGACGAAGACGTCTGGAAGCAACTCTAA
- a CDS encoding NAD+ synthase — protein sequence MNANVETVDSASVERASTSFVTDRSGLEAVRSRIVSDIRTTVEDASAEGVVVAMSGGIDSTVTTALAVDAVGSDSVLGLGLPCHKTEHVDVSDARTIADGLGIKFEELSLRPMREAFEETVVGSLESWTDEADADRPHERNHAIGNVIARLRMCCAYYAANRQRRLVLGTANRSELLLGYFTKYGDGAADTYPIGDLYKTEVRALAKRIGVPKRIVSKEPTAGFWAAQTDADELGATYDTIDPLLHQLVDESTSVTDAADALGIDRQTARSIAWLCAETQHKREMPQTPGIADRPLV from the coding sequence GTGAACGCGAACGTCGAAACAGTCGACAGCGCCAGTGTCGAACGAGCTAGTACATCGTTCGTAACGGACCGGTCTGGACTCGAGGCCGTCCGATCTCGGATCGTCAGCGACATTCGGACGACCGTCGAGGACGCGAGCGCGGAGGGCGTCGTCGTCGCGATGAGCGGCGGAATCGACTCGACCGTGACGACCGCACTCGCCGTCGACGCGGTCGGAAGCGACAGCGTGCTCGGTCTCGGCCTACCGTGTCACAAAACTGAGCACGTCGACGTCAGCGACGCTCGAACCATTGCGGACGGACTGGGAATCAAGTTCGAAGAGCTCAGCCTTCGGCCGATGCGCGAAGCGTTCGAGGAGACGGTCGTCGGTTCGCTCGAGTCCTGGACAGACGAGGCCGACGCTGATCGCCCTCACGAGCGAAATCACGCGATCGGCAACGTGATCGCTCGCTTGCGGATGTGCTGTGCGTACTACGCGGCGAATCGCCAGCGGCGACTCGTCCTCGGGACGGCGAACCGTTCGGAGCTGTTGCTCGGCTACTTCACCAAGTATGGCGACGGCGCGGCCGATACGTACCCGATCGGCGACCTCTATAAAACCGAAGTTCGCGCACTTGCAAAGCGAATCGGCGTTCCAAAACGGATCGTCAGTAAGGAGCCGACCGCCGGATTCTGGGCAGCACAGACCGACGCCGACGAGCTGGGTGCGACCTACGACACCATCGATCCGTTGCTTCACCAACTCGTCGACGAGAGTACCTCGGTCACGGATGCCGCGGACGCGCTCGGCATCGATCGGCAGACGGCCCGGTCGATCGCGTGGCTCTGTGCTGAAACACAGCACAAACGCGAAATGCCACAGACACCCGGTATCGCGGACCGTCCGCTCGTGTAA
- a CDS encoding vWA domain-containing protein, with protein MNSVGNRPSSHAHRDRGVNPQLGIVLLFMMVFVGGTLVFVVGMGAMDTIQSQTHGEKTEQDLQQFDSDLTTIAAQGETGSVYLDDLDGEIVDDGKLEVTVSDGYRTDTESTNLTTFAAEDDGGNEYAYQAGGVWEIHDDRATPMSTPNIDYYQETIDDEEVGRIDISPLSLEGTVGSGEHTVQQPQDDNSGEFDTLGNDMDYVDHVTVEVTETAYHHGWYSFLEDEFDAVDESDVDDDCDSASGEVTVICHDESAESVTVVAAVDGDAPLADLVDIEPAIFGGLFLEGDEGQLDSTLDVNSYENDDTEENVSDDLFLANYESYDLHNHATVDGIPVVNGTLGSNGNPVISQLGYGTAVDGHPVGSEGEADGVYQLRPDPDENAQPHQVDALATELSEPFDDIDRIDDELEQLHDEYLDGEPEADGEVSATDGDGQEGLFDGASDIDSLDSSDGDVHVGVDGHNALELINESDTITVSGDNQTNFYVDGNVELGNVEIEPDDSADSLWIYGSSNSEITIDDDFQGVVYAPGADIDIAADVTIDGAVVAGDGNLESSNQNPQGPQDDDIEEYDVEVNFDESLRTETPFTDSDEDLYFEYGEQRMPLDATFVLDRSGSMGPHNPNDAVDPYNPNDEVDVGEDWEPIPTGDPFRNMEGGFLGSNERDVELRDEDGNTERLEYRDYAHPDDWEDVRVHPDDHSGVSFWERTASLGLYNHPGNDPTSERVDATRNFIGMMNETDGDRAGVYDFDRDGHVLHHLDDDLEAAQANVEGHADGGTNMADGFELALNDYENYGEDDQERVTVLLSDGQNNYPEDDAAMDAQVERANELNVTLYTVGLGGLEHDPIPEDELEEWAEQTGGSFHSTDDAEELFDLFETIAEEEVEVDAEPEVEITATHERDVTADYAVSASEQVVEIDS; from the coding sequence ATGAACAGTGTTGGGAATAGACCATCTTCGCACGCTCACCGGGATCGGGGGGTTAATCCACAACTCGGTATCGTGCTGTTGTTCATGATGGTCTTCGTGGGGGGGACGCTCGTATTCGTCGTCGGAATGGGTGCGATGGATACAATCCAATCACAGACGCACGGAGAAAAGACCGAACAGGACCTCCAGCAGTTCGACTCCGATCTCACGACGATTGCTGCACAGGGTGAAACGGGATCGGTCTACCTCGACGATCTCGACGGCGAAATCGTCGATGACGGTAAGTTGGAAGTGACCGTGTCGGATGGGTACCGAACTGACACTGAATCGACCAATTTGACAACGTTCGCGGCCGAAGACGACGGTGGAAACGAGTACGCCTATCAGGCAGGTGGCGTTTGGGAGATTCACGACGACCGTGCGACCCCGATGTCGACGCCGAACATCGACTATTATCAAGAAACCATCGACGACGAGGAGGTCGGTCGAATCGACATTTCGCCGCTCTCGCTCGAGGGAACCGTTGGCTCCGGTGAACACACGGTTCAACAACCCCAAGACGATAATTCAGGTGAATTCGACACCCTCGGTAACGACATGGACTACGTGGACCACGTCACGGTCGAGGTTACCGAGACGGCCTACCACCACGGCTGGTACTCATTCCTGGAGGACGAGTTCGATGCGGTCGACGAATCCGACGTAGACGACGACTGTGACTCGGCCAGTGGTGAAGTGACTGTTATCTGCCACGATGAGTCGGCAGAGTCGGTTACGGTCGTCGCCGCCGTCGACGGCGACGCGCCGCTCGCAGACCTCGTCGATATCGAACCGGCCATCTTCGGCGGCCTGTTCCTCGAGGGTGACGAGGGCCAACTCGATTCGACGCTTGACGTAAATTCCTACGAAAATGACGATACGGAAGAGAACGTCTCCGACGACCTGTTCCTCGCAAATTACGAGTCGTACGATCTCCACAACCACGCAACTGTCGATGGAATTCCCGTCGTGAACGGCACACTCGGATCTAATGGTAACCCAGTAATTTCGCAACTCGGTTACGGAACGGCTGTCGATGGCCATCCTGTTGGTTCCGAAGGCGAGGCTGACGGTGTCTACCAATTACGGCCAGATCCAGATGAGAACGCTCAACCTCACCAGGTAGATGCACTTGCAACGGAGCTCTCAGAACCGTTCGATGACATCGATCGTATCGACGACGAACTCGAGCAATTGCATGATGAGTATCTCGATGGGGAACCAGAAGCGGATGGTGAAGTTTCCGCCACCGACGGTGACGGTCAAGAAGGGTTGTTCGATGGGGCCTCCGACATTGACTCACTCGATTCGTCTGATGGTGATGTCCATGTCGGTGTCGACGGACACAACGCGCTTGAACTTATAAACGAGTCGGACACTATTACAGTCAGTGGGGACAATCAGACGAACTTTTACGTCGATGGAAACGTCGAACTCGGAAACGTCGAAATCGAACCCGACGACAGCGCTGATTCGCTGTGGATCTACGGCTCGAGTAATTCAGAAATCACTATCGACGACGACTTCCAGGGTGTCGTCTACGCGCCGGGTGCCGATATCGACATTGCTGCGGACGTAACGATCGACGGTGCAGTCGTTGCTGGGGATGGCAATCTCGAATCTTCAAACCAGAACCCACAGGGCCCACAAGACGATGACATCGAGGAGTACGATGTCGAGGTCAACTTCGACGAATCGTTGCGTACCGAGACGCCGTTTACGGACTCCGACGAGGACCTCTACTTCGAGTACGGCGAGCAACGAATGCCACTCGACGCGACGTTCGTGCTCGACCGATCCGGGTCGATGGGGCCACACAACCCGAACGACGCGGTCGATCCGTACAATCCGAACGACGAAGTCGACGTCGGCGAAGACTGGGAACCGATTCCGACGGGGGACCCCTTCCGGAATATGGAGGGTGGTTTCCTGGGATCGAACGAACGTGACGTCGAACTCCGAGACGAGGACGGCAACACCGAGCGACTCGAGTATCGCGATTACGCTCATCCAGATGACTGGGAGGACGTTCGTGTCCATCCCGACGACCATTCCGGGGTGTCCTTTTGGGAACGTACAGCGTCGCTCGGTCTGTACAATCACCCCGGAAACGACCCGACCAGTGAACGCGTCGACGCGACTCGGAATTTCATCGGCATGATGAACGAGACCGATGGTGACCGCGCCGGTGTCTACGACTTCGACCGAGACGGACACGTGCTCCATCACCTCGACGACGACCTCGAGGCAGCGCAGGCGAACGTCGAAGGCCACGCAGACGGCGGAACGAACATGGCCGACGGGTTCGAACTCGCACTTAACGACTACGAGAACTACGGCGAAGACGACCAGGAGCGAGTTACGGTTCTGCTGAGCGACGGACAGAACAACTATCCCGAAGATGATGCGGCGATGGACGCGCAAGTCGAGCGCGCGAACGAACTCAACGTCACGCTCTACACTGTCGGGTTGGGCGGCCTCGAGCACGATCCGATTCCGGAAGACGAACTCGAGGAGTGGGCCGAACAGACTGGCGGCTCGTTCCACAGCACGGACGACGCCGAGGAACTCTTCGATCTCTTCGAGACCATCGCGGAAGAAGAAGTCGAGGTCGATGCCGAACCAGAAGTCGAAATTACTGCGACACACGAACGAGACGTGACGGCAGACTACGCTGTCAGTGCCAGCGAACAGGTCGTCGAGATCGACTCCTGA
- a CDS encoding winged helix-turn-helix transcriptional regulator: MAQTDGENIEDLPPSAKLVFKVLEYDGPLTQKQIVEESMLSARTVRYALERLEDIGIVDEDIYFADARQSLYRIEEPVAADGNGVEESPKKDACCAE; the protein is encoded by the coding sequence ATGGCACAGACCGACGGGGAGAACATCGAAGATTTGCCACCGAGTGCCAAACTCGTCTTCAAGGTACTCGAGTACGATGGTCCGTTGACCCAAAAGCAGATCGTCGAAGAGTCGATGTTGTCTGCCCGAACCGTTCGCTACGCACTCGAGCGGCTAGAGGATATTGGAATCGTCGACGAAGATATTTACTTTGCTGACGCCCGACAGAGCCTCTATCGGATCGAGGAACCCGTCGCGGCCGACGGAAACGGCGTCGAGGAGTCACCGAAGAAGGACGCCTGCTGCGCCGAATAA
- a CDS encoding S26 family signal peptidase — protein sequence MTTRTILKRVLGGVVALVIVLLLVGQLLGQPILLGYVATGSMEPTMDAGDGFVSVPSAVTGSPEEGDVVVFEARELHDGELTTHRIVDETEEGYVTSGDANPFTDQDSDEPHVTDDQIVATAWAPGGDPVTIPHLGTAIMGIQGGVESAFGTVASTVGLSEPTDFDSVGAVLVGLGVALLGFGILLERLGPGHREATRTRSRPNVIALWTVLGVVLLVFVTGATAAMVIPSGTVEYGLASTTSPSDDPQELEPGETGELTQTVNNAGYLPIVAIHESDRESVGTDPDRQTVGPRSSGEATVSLTAPQETGEYTRAVEEHRYIALLPPSVIEWLHDGHPLLAIAAVNGVIVGVAVTLVLAVFGRNDIRIRSTGVHVSLTTRVRRKIREWR from the coding sequence GTGACGACGAGAACGATCCTCAAGCGGGTGCTAGGCGGTGTCGTCGCGCTCGTCATCGTCTTGTTGTTGGTCGGCCAACTCCTCGGCCAGCCCATTTTGCTCGGGTACGTCGCGACCGGCAGCATGGAGCCGACGATGGACGCGGGAGACGGCTTCGTCTCGGTTCCGAGCGCCGTGACGGGATCGCCCGAGGAAGGTGACGTGGTCGTCTTCGAGGCTCGAGAGTTACACGACGGTGAGTTGACCACGCATCGAATCGTCGACGAAACGGAGGAAGGCTACGTGACGAGTGGCGACGCGAACCCGTTTACGGATCAAGATAGCGACGAGCCACACGTCACCGACGACCAGATCGTCGCGACCGCGTGGGCACCCGGCGGTGATCCCGTCACGATTCCACACCTGGGGACGGCGATTATGGGCATTCAGGGTGGCGTGGAATCGGCGTTCGGAACGGTTGCGTCGACGGTCGGGCTGTCGGAACCGACCGACTTCGATTCGGTCGGTGCGGTGCTCGTGGGTCTCGGTGTCGCCTTGCTCGGCTTCGGAATCCTCCTCGAGCGACTCGGGCCCGGACACCGGGAGGCGACGCGAACGCGCTCGCGACCGAACGTCATCGCGTTGTGGACGGTGTTGGGGGTCGTCTTGCTCGTCTTCGTGACAGGGGCGACGGCAGCGATGGTGATTCCGTCGGGAACCGTCGAGTACGGACTCGCGAGCACCACGTCTCCGAGTGACGACCCACAGGAACTCGAGCCCGGTGAGACTGGCGAGTTGACACAGACGGTCAACAACGCGGGCTACCTGCCGATCGTCGCCATCCACGAGAGTGATCGCGAGTCTGTCGGTACCGATCCGGATCGACAGACGGTCGGCCCACGCTCGAGTGGGGAGGCGACGGTGTCGCTTACCGCACCCCAGGAAACTGGCGAATACACGCGTGCCGTCGAGGAACACCGATATATCGCACTTCTGCCACCGTCCGTGATCGAGTGGCTCCACGATGGGCACCCACTCCTCGCAATCGCCGCCGTCAACGGCGTCATCGTTGGTGTTGCCGTTACGCTCGTCCTCGCCGTGTTCGGACGAAACGACATTCGGATTCGAAGCACTGGCGTGCACGTCTCGCTGACGACTCGAGTCCGTCGAAAAATTCGGGAGTGGCGATGA